The genomic stretch GCTTCAAGTTGGGCAAGTCGTACAAACCAGTACCACCGATCACAGCCAACTGAACTTTACCATCAAAGTGATGTGGCAATTGGGTAACGTCAATTTTCTCCCTGTGCACAGACATCTTAGCAGACTTTCGGGTGAGCTTATTAACAAAGGAAACAAAACGTCGCTGGAGCAATTCGACTGTTTTTGTTCACTTGGTGGCCACTGGATCTGAATCTGGCACCGTGGGCTTGACTTTTATAGACTTGTGAAAATTCATAAAGTAATGTGGCTGGCCTGCAGATACCGGCGATAGTGATTCACGTGAGAATAGAGAATGTAAAGAGGGTAGCTCGGGTTAGTTAAGCTGGTTCTGGAAGCATACAATTTGTTGGCAGAATAAACAGCAAAGTTATGTCATCCTACTCTGAATTATTGTAGCTTTTAAATCTTTTTCCTTgtaaaatttttcacagtaACCTGACCGAATTTCGGACTGGTTCCGTCGGACTTAATTGAGCTTCTTGAATATTTTGTTATGTAAGTATGCCACAAATGAGCGTAATTGCCTGCATATCTGAAAGTTTGAGTCAATTCTAAATCACTGAGATTTAGTCGCCATTTGGCACCTGATTACTATCACGATGTGTAACTCACGTGACATCAGTCTGAATCAACGACTTTTTCTATTCTCATTAACTGACTAAGATATCTGGTGTTGTGgtcttctccaagaatCTCCATAAATTCAAACAGTTCACTGCCTCATGCTCAAGCACACAAGTCTGGTGGCGAGATACATGCCCCGGAGACTTGGACCGGTTTCGACCAGAGCCTCTTTCCCAATAACAAGTGTGaggtttctttcttccaagcCTCCTAAAGATGGCGAATTGCCCAGTCCTGTGGATTCTACTTCCCCTGGCAATGCATCTGCAAACACTGCTAGTACAAAAAGACGTATAACTGTCTATCCCAAGGCGAAGCTTGGCAAGTTGTCGACGTCGTCGGCATCTACGTCTTCTTTGAGAGGGAAGGATGATGActcaaaattgaagatggtAGGTAGGAGAAGATCCAAAAAGCACGACGAAAGCGTCGGAAATAGTTCTAGCAGCCCTGCAAACAATAATTCTGGTGTCTTCAATAGTaacaagttgaaatcaaaaagagagaatGATAATGTGGATTCAGTGGTTGTAGCTGCGCCTGAGTATATTCCATTTGACAAGTTTCCCAAAGTTCCACAGTCGATTCTTGACCAACCTGTAGAAGAGCTTTATAAATTCATTGATGAGGAGCCACCGGTCAACATTCAAGACGAAAATCAGATGTTGTCACCAGAAGCCATtaaacagaagaaagagacaTATGTAGACTTCGCAATACCTGACAAGTATCTCAAGTACAAGACGAAAGATGAGATTACCGCCAAGGACAGGGCCCTAGTTGAggagttggacaagttttTGAAgcttgatgatgatgaagagatTGCTCAATCTCAACTCAAGTTGATTAAGCTATACTACGACCAAGATTCCAATACCTTCCAGCCATTGCCAGAACACACactcaagaaatcattACTGGGTatgatcaacttgaatcCTTCCTTAGACGAAATTGATGACGAGTACCTTTGGAAGATTcttccaaaaggaaaactaTTTGGATTACCTCCTTTTGAGAGCAAGATCTCTCCTGACGGGTTTAAGAATTGGGAGAAGGAAATgcttgaaagaaaacaCAAAGAAAACTCAGCTAGAGCCATAGATGCTAAGGAGTTTAACGATTTCCAATCACAACTCACAGACTCGAAGTCTTTCTATGCCAAGACTGGAGCCCGTAGGAAGTTGAATAGAAAGTTGGTAAAAAAGTACAAGCAGTTGAAAGAGGAAGGCAAAATTCCAAAGGATATGGACAAGGATCCAAACGACGATAATGATGATTTATTATGATACTACCCCAAAAACATAAACACGCAAAACACATTAATTAGCATGAGAAGCATTTCACTTTTAATCTTGTAagtatttcattttcatattgAATTTATATTGAATTTCTTTATATTGAATTTAATCTTCATTCGTTTGAATTTTCATATATGTATTCATATTTCATAGTCAGCATCTTCTACGAGCAACTTTTTATAAATAAATTATTCATTTCATATCATATACCACTATATTAAATGGGATGGCAACGCCCTTTTGGTGTTTATTCAATAATATTGAGTTCGACGTCTTCATAGCCGTATTTGCACTTGTTTTCTTCGTACACCCGTTTAAGCTCGTCGACATACAATTTATGGTAATGGTCCAATAGTTCTGGAGGCATTTTGGTTTTGACTGGAGGTCTTTTAGGTTTTGGTTGTCCTCCAAGtttgaacaaattggaCAACGAATCTTTACgagaaatcttcttgtctcCCAGCAAAGGAGGCGGTGGTGCAGGCTCTTCCGGTTCTGGATGTTTCAACTTGTATTCGGCTAGAACACCTTGTGGAATATGAATGGGTCTTCCTACGCAGACGTTGATAGGGTTTCTAAATGGTAAGAAACCGAAATCGTAGATAAACACACCACGAGCACTGAAAAATGGTACGGTGAACAGAAACGTTTTTTTCATCCATTGCTGGAATGCATAGCCTAGTGAACCTGGCTCGGGAATTGTCAACTTGTAGATGTCAGCCTCTCCGAAGGCAAAGATTGGTACTAAAGATacatttccaagttcaatgGCTAGCTTTACAAAACCTTTTCTTTTATGGAGAACCAATTTTATTTGCCTTTTACTTTCTTTGGGGGTAGGCTGAGAGCTTTGGCTCGAATCGCCGCCGATATTTCTTTCGTCCACAACTGGTTCT from Scheffersomyces stipitis CBS 6054 chromosome 2, complete sequence encodes the following:
- a CDS encoding predicted protein, with the translated sequence EYIPFDKFPKVPQSILDQPVEELYKFIDEEPPMLSPEAIKQKKETYVDFAIPDKYLKYKTKDEITAKDRALVEELDKFLKLDDDEEIAQSQLKLIKLYYDQDSNTFQPLPEHTLKKSLSGMINLNPSLDEIDDEYLWKILPKGKLFGLPPFESKISPDGFKNWEKEMLERKHKENSARAIDAKEFNDFQSQLTDSKSFYAKTGARRKLNRKLVKKYKQLKEEGKIPKDMDKDPNDDNDDLL